In the Panthera uncia isolate 11264 chromosome D2, Puncia_PCG_1.0, whole genome shotgun sequence genome, one interval contains:
- the ADAM8 gene encoding disintegrin and metalloproteinase domain-containing protein 8 isoform X5 has product MRRLGLPLFALWLQVAARSVPLPHVEQYEVVWPQRLPQPRARRALPSHSDRYPDSVSYVLGAQGHNFTLHLRKNRELVGSGYTETYSTANGSQVTEQLQRQDHCFYQGHVEGHEHSAASLSTCAGLRGFFRAGSTVHLIEPLDGASEEGRHALYQAEHLQQKAGTCGVSDSSLEKALGPRISAAFRPRNWLLPRETRYVELYVVTDSTEFQLLGSREAVRRRVLEVVNHVDKLYQELNVRVVLVGLEIWNHRDGIHVSSQADTTLENFLTWRAQKLAGRYQHDNAQLITGVDFTGTTVGLAKVSSMCSRGSGAVNQDHHQNPIGVASTMAHEMGHNLGMAHDENIQGCYCPVPREGGGCVMAASIGVKFPRMFSQCSRADLELFVEKPRTGCLDNAPDPGRLVGDPVCGNWFVEHGEQCDCGPPQDCRNPCCNATTCQLAHGAECAQGACCRECRVTPAGELCRHPKDACDLEEHCDGRQPGCPEDAFQENGTPCPGGYCYNGACPTLAQRCQDLWGPGSRVAVERCYTYSISPDCKGGIPLGSSRVNKCGVLYCEGGQKPPEQSSCTLTSSSAACQALVLEEGVGYEPVPEGTKCGEERICWKGRCEHLQVYRSRNCSAQCNNHGVCNHKEECQCHPGWAPPHCTELLPSVHTGSRSLLMVVLVPAVLLVALALLAGAVIYRKAWGRNPWGTAAPKTAIGLSNPLFHEGRGVPAKGGAPGPPHHPSQPARPVVPRATPKQPPPAPPAATSKPPSTVPVYTWPPPDQLRPAPPAKPLPELKSKQAVKPIFPPPMPPVKPGAGGAHPGPPPQGVVGPKAALKPPVQRR; this is encoded by the exons ATGCGCCGCCTCGGACTCCCGCTGTTCGCTCTGTGGCTGCAAG TGGCCGCCCGCAGTGTCCCCCTGCCCCATGTGGAGCAGTACGAGGTGGTGTGGCCCCAACGTCTGCCACAACCCCGTGCTCGCCGAGCCCTGCCCTCCCACTCG gACCGGTACCCGGACAGTGTGAGCTATGTCCTTGGGGCCCAAGGGCACAACTTCACCCTGCACTTGCGGAAGAACAG GGAGCTGGTGGGCTCGGGCTACACGGAGACCTACAGCACGGCCAACGGCTCCCAAGTGACGGAGCAGCTACAGAGGCAG GATCACTGCTTCTACCAGGGCCACGTGGAGGGGCACGAGCATTCTGCCGCCAGCCTCAGCACCTGTGCCGGCCTCAG GGGCTTTTTCCGGGCTGGCTCGACTGTCCACCTGATTGAGCCCCTGGATGGGGCCAGTGAAGAGGGGCGGCATGCGCTGTACCAGGCAGAGCACCTGCAGCAGAAGGCCGGGACCTGCGGGGTCAGCGATTCCAGCTTGGAGAAGGCCTTGGGGCCTCGGATCTCAGCAGCCTTCAGGCCCCGG AACTGGCTGCTGCCCCGGGAAACCCGCTACGTGGAGCTGTACGTGGTCACGGACAGTACAGAG TTCCAGCTGTTGGGGAGCAGAGAGGCTGTACGCAGGCGGGTGCTGGAGGTGGTGAACCATGTGGACAAG CTTTATCAGGAGCTCAATGTCCGTGTGGTCCTGGTGGGCCTGGAGATCTGGAACCACAGGGACGGGATTCACGTGAGCTCCCAAGCCGACACCACACTGGAGAACTTCCTCACCTGGCGGGCGCAGAAACTGGCGGGGCGTTACCAGCACGACAACGCGCAGCTGATCAC CGGGGTCGACTTCACCGGGACCACCGTGGGACTGGCCAAGGTGTCGTCCATGTGCTCCCGGGGCTCAGGGGCTGTGAACCAG GACCACCACCAGAACCCCATCGGTGTGGCATCCACCATGGCCCACGAGATGGGCCACAACCTGGGCATGGCCCATGACGAGAACATTCAAGGCTGCTACTGTCCCGTGCCGCGGGAAGGTGGCGGCTGCGTCATGGCGGCCAGCATCGG cgtcAAGTTCCCCAGAATGTTCAGCCAGTGCAGCCGTGCCGACCTGGAGCTGTTCGTGGAGAAGCCCCGGACGGGCTGCCTGGACAACGCCCCAGACCCTGGCCGGCTGGTGGGCGACCCTGTGTGTGGGAACTGGTTCGTGGAACATGGGGAGCAGTGTGACTGCGGCCCACCCCAG gactGTCGGAACCCCTGCTGTAACGCCACCACCTGCCAGCTGGCCCACGGGGCCGAGTGTGCACAGGGCGCCTGCTGCCGGGAGTGCAGG GTGACACCCGCCGGTGAGCTGTGCCGTCACCCAAAGGACGCATGTGACCTTGAGGAGCACTGTGACGGCCGGCAGCCGGGGTGCCCAGAGGACGCCTTCCAGGAGAACGGCACACCCTGCCCGGGGGGCTACTGCTACAACGGAGCCTGCCCCACGCTGGCCCAGAGGTGCCAGGACCTGTGGGGGCCAG gCTCACGGGTTGCCGTGGAAAGATGCTACACCTACAGCATCTCGCCCGACTGTAAGGGCGGGATCCCCCTTGGCTCCAGCAG GGTCAACAAATGTGGCGTCCTGTACTGTGAGGGGGGACAGAAACCCCCAGAGCAGAGCTCCTgcaccctcacctcctcctcGGCTGCTTGCCAGGCCCTCGTCCTGGAGGAAGGTGTTGGCTACGAGCCAGTGCCTGAAGGCACCAAGTGTGGCGAGGAGAGG ATTTGCTGGAAAGGACGCTGCGAGCACCTGCAAGTTTACAGGTCCAGAAACTGCTCCGCCCAGTGCAACAACCACGGG GTGTGCAACCACAAGGAGGAGTGCCAGTGCCACCCGGGCTGGGCACCACCCCACTGCACAGAGCTGCTGCCCTCCGTGCACACAG GGTCCAGGAGCCTCCTGATGGTCGTGCTGGTGCCTGCGGTGCTCCTGGTGGCTCTGGCCCTCCTGGCAGGTGCAGTCATCTACCGAAAGGCCTGGGGCCGCAACCCTTGGGG GACTGCAGCACCCAAGACCGCCATCGGGCTCTCCAACCCCCTGTTCCACGAGGGGCGCGGTGTGCCAGCCAAGGGTGGGGCTCCgggccccccccaccaccccagccaGCCTGCCAGGCCCGTGGTCCCCAGGGCGACCCCCAAGCAGCCGCCCCCTGCT cctccagccgCCACGTCCAAACCCCCCTCCACAGTTCCTGTGTACACCTGGCCGCCCCCAGACCAG CTCAGACCTGCTCCGCCTGCCAAGCCCCTCCCTGAACTGAAGTCCAAGCAG GCTGTCAAGCCGATCTTCCCACCCCCGATGCCACCGGTCaagcctggggctggaggagccCATCCTGGACCGCCGCCACAG gGCGTAGTCGGTCCCAAGGCTGCTCTGAAGCCACCGGTGCAGAGAAGGTGA
- the ADAM8 gene encoding disintegrin and metalloproteinase domain-containing protein 8 isoform X4 — MRRLGLPLFALWLQVAARSVPLPHVEQYEVVWPQRLPQPRARRALPSHSDRYPDSVSYVLGAQGHNFTLHLRKNRELVGSGYTETYSTANGSQVTEQLQRQDHCFYQGHVEGHEHSAASLSTCAGLRGFFRAGSTVHLIEPLDGASEEGRHALYQAEHLQQKAGTCGVSDSSLEKALGPRISAAFRPRNWLLPRETRYVELYVVTDSTEFQLLGSREAVRRRVLEVVNHVDKLYQELNVRVVLVGLEIWNHRDGIHVSSQADTTLENFLTWRAQKLAGRYQHDNAQLITGVDFTGTTVGLAKVSSMCSRGSGAVNQDHHQNPIGVASTMAHEMGHNLGMAHDENIQGCYCPVPREGGGCVMAASIGVKFPRMFSQCSRADLELFVEKPRTGCLDNAPDPGRLVGDPVCGNWFVEHGEQCDCGPPQDCRNPCCNATTCQLAHGAECAQGACCRECRVSATPPAPARLCPQVTPAGELCRHPKDACDLEEHCDGRQPGCPEDAFQENGTPCPGGYCYNGACPTLAQRCQDLWGPGSRVAVERCYTYSISPDCKGGIPLGSSRVNKCGVLYCEGGQKPPEQSSCTLTSSSAACQALVLEEGVGYEPVPEGTKCGEERICWKGRCEHLQVYRSRNCSAQCNNHGVCNHKEECQCHPGWAPPHCTELLPSVHTGSRSLLMVVLVPAVLLVALALLAGAVIYRKAWGRNPWGTAAPKTAIGLSNPLFHEGRGVPAKGGAPGPPHHPSQPARPVVPRATPKQPPPAPPAATSKPPSTVPVYTWPPPDQLRPAPPAKPLPELKSKQAVKPIFPPPMPPVKPGAGGAHPGPPPQGVVGPKAALKPPVQRR; from the exons ATGCGCCGCCTCGGACTCCCGCTGTTCGCTCTGTGGCTGCAAG TGGCCGCCCGCAGTGTCCCCCTGCCCCATGTGGAGCAGTACGAGGTGGTGTGGCCCCAACGTCTGCCACAACCCCGTGCTCGCCGAGCCCTGCCCTCCCACTCG gACCGGTACCCGGACAGTGTGAGCTATGTCCTTGGGGCCCAAGGGCACAACTTCACCCTGCACTTGCGGAAGAACAG GGAGCTGGTGGGCTCGGGCTACACGGAGACCTACAGCACGGCCAACGGCTCCCAAGTGACGGAGCAGCTACAGAGGCAG GATCACTGCTTCTACCAGGGCCACGTGGAGGGGCACGAGCATTCTGCCGCCAGCCTCAGCACCTGTGCCGGCCTCAG GGGCTTTTTCCGGGCTGGCTCGACTGTCCACCTGATTGAGCCCCTGGATGGGGCCAGTGAAGAGGGGCGGCATGCGCTGTACCAGGCAGAGCACCTGCAGCAGAAGGCCGGGACCTGCGGGGTCAGCGATTCCAGCTTGGAGAAGGCCTTGGGGCCTCGGATCTCAGCAGCCTTCAGGCCCCGG AACTGGCTGCTGCCCCGGGAAACCCGCTACGTGGAGCTGTACGTGGTCACGGACAGTACAGAG TTCCAGCTGTTGGGGAGCAGAGAGGCTGTACGCAGGCGGGTGCTGGAGGTGGTGAACCATGTGGACAAG CTTTATCAGGAGCTCAATGTCCGTGTGGTCCTGGTGGGCCTGGAGATCTGGAACCACAGGGACGGGATTCACGTGAGCTCCCAAGCCGACACCACACTGGAGAACTTCCTCACCTGGCGGGCGCAGAAACTGGCGGGGCGTTACCAGCACGACAACGCGCAGCTGATCAC CGGGGTCGACTTCACCGGGACCACCGTGGGACTGGCCAAGGTGTCGTCCATGTGCTCCCGGGGCTCAGGGGCTGTGAACCAG GACCACCACCAGAACCCCATCGGTGTGGCATCCACCATGGCCCACGAGATGGGCCACAACCTGGGCATGGCCCATGACGAGAACATTCAAGGCTGCTACTGTCCCGTGCCGCGGGAAGGTGGCGGCTGCGTCATGGCGGCCAGCATCGG cgtcAAGTTCCCCAGAATGTTCAGCCAGTGCAGCCGTGCCGACCTGGAGCTGTTCGTGGAGAAGCCCCGGACGGGCTGCCTGGACAACGCCCCAGACCCTGGCCGGCTGGTGGGCGACCCTGTGTGTGGGAACTGGTTCGTGGAACATGGGGAGCAGTGTGACTGCGGCCCACCCCAG gactGTCGGAACCCCTGCTGTAACGCCACCACCTGCCAGCTGGCCCACGGGGCCGAGTGTGCACAGGGCGCCTGCTGCCGGGAGTGCAGGGTGAGTGCGACACCTCCTGCTCCAGCCCGGCTGTGCCCGCAG GTGACACCCGCCGGTGAGCTGTGCCGTCACCCAAAGGACGCATGTGACCTTGAGGAGCACTGTGACGGCCGGCAGCCGGGGTGCCCAGAGGACGCCTTCCAGGAGAACGGCACACCCTGCCCGGGGGGCTACTGCTACAACGGAGCCTGCCCCACGCTGGCCCAGAGGTGCCAGGACCTGTGGGGGCCAG gCTCACGGGTTGCCGTGGAAAGATGCTACACCTACAGCATCTCGCCCGACTGTAAGGGCGGGATCCCCCTTGGCTCCAGCAG GGTCAACAAATGTGGCGTCCTGTACTGTGAGGGGGGACAGAAACCCCCAGAGCAGAGCTCCTgcaccctcacctcctcctcGGCTGCTTGCCAGGCCCTCGTCCTGGAGGAAGGTGTTGGCTACGAGCCAGTGCCTGAAGGCACCAAGTGTGGCGAGGAGAGG ATTTGCTGGAAAGGACGCTGCGAGCACCTGCAAGTTTACAGGTCCAGAAACTGCTCCGCCCAGTGCAACAACCACGGG GTGTGCAACCACAAGGAGGAGTGCCAGTGCCACCCGGGCTGGGCACCACCCCACTGCACAGAGCTGCTGCCCTCCGTGCACACAG GGTCCAGGAGCCTCCTGATGGTCGTGCTGGTGCCTGCGGTGCTCCTGGTGGCTCTGGCCCTCCTGGCAGGTGCAGTCATCTACCGAAAGGCCTGGGGCCGCAACCCTTGGGG GACTGCAGCACCCAAGACCGCCATCGGGCTCTCCAACCCCCTGTTCCACGAGGGGCGCGGTGTGCCAGCCAAGGGTGGGGCTCCgggccccccccaccaccccagccaGCCTGCCAGGCCCGTGGTCCCCAGGGCGACCCCCAAGCAGCCGCCCCCTGCT cctccagccgCCACGTCCAAACCCCCCTCCACAGTTCCTGTGTACACCTGGCCGCCCCCAGACCAG CTCAGACCTGCTCCGCCTGCCAAGCCCCTCCCTGAACTGAAGTCCAAGCAG GCTGTCAAGCCGATCTTCCCACCCCCGATGCCACCGGTCaagcctggggctggaggagccCATCCTGGACCGCCGCCACAG gGCGTAGTCGGTCCCAAGGCTGCTCTGAAGCCACCGGTGCAGAGAAGGTGA
- the ADAM8 gene encoding disintegrin and metalloproteinase domain-containing protein 8 isoform X1, with the protein MRRLGLPLFALWLQVAARSVPLPHVEQYEVVWPQRLPQPRARRALPSHSDRYPDSVSYVLGAQGHNFTLHLRKNRELVGSGYTETYSTANGSQVTEQLQRQDHCFYQGHVEGHEHSAASLSTCAGLRGFFRAGSTVHLIEPLDGASEEGRHALYQAEHLQQKAGTCGVSDSSLEKALGPRISAAFRPRNWLLPRETRYVELYVVTDSTEFQLLGSREAVRRRVLEVVNHVDKLYQELNVRVVLVGLEIWNHRDGIHVSSQADTTLENFLTWRAQKLAGRYQHDNAQLITGVDFTGTTVGLAKVSSMCSRGSGAVNQDHHQNPIGVASTMAHEMGHNLGMAHDENIQGCYCPVPREGGGCVMAASIGVKFPRMFSQCSRADLELFVEKPRTGCLDNAPDPGRLVGDPVCGNWFVEHGEQCDCGPPQDCRNPCCNATTCQLAHGAECAQGACCRECRVSATPPAPARLCPQVTPAGELCRHPKDACDLEEHCDGRQPGCPEDAFQENGTPCPGGYCYNGACPTLAQRCQDLWGPGSRVAVERCYTYSISPDCKGGIPLGSSRVNKCGVLYCEGGQKPPEQSSCTLTSSSAACQALVLEEGVGYEPVPEGTKCGEERICWKGRCEHLQVYRSRNCSAQCNNHGVCNHKEECQCHPGWAPPHCTELLPSVHTATTVRVAGHSTTPSRAWPDLAHVTVGPGPATTKPSNSSSESLECCWSRSLLMVVLVPAVLLVALALLAGAVIYRKAWGRNPWGTAAPKTAIGLSNPLFHEGRGVPAKGGAPGPPHHPSQPARPVVPRATPKQPPPAPPAATSKPPSTVPVYTWPPPDQLRPAPPAKPLPELKSKQAVKPIFPPPMPPVKPGAGGAHPGPPPQGVVGPKAALKPPVQRR; encoded by the exons ATGCGCCGCCTCGGACTCCCGCTGTTCGCTCTGTGGCTGCAAG TGGCCGCCCGCAGTGTCCCCCTGCCCCATGTGGAGCAGTACGAGGTGGTGTGGCCCCAACGTCTGCCACAACCCCGTGCTCGCCGAGCCCTGCCCTCCCACTCG gACCGGTACCCGGACAGTGTGAGCTATGTCCTTGGGGCCCAAGGGCACAACTTCACCCTGCACTTGCGGAAGAACAG GGAGCTGGTGGGCTCGGGCTACACGGAGACCTACAGCACGGCCAACGGCTCCCAAGTGACGGAGCAGCTACAGAGGCAG GATCACTGCTTCTACCAGGGCCACGTGGAGGGGCACGAGCATTCTGCCGCCAGCCTCAGCACCTGTGCCGGCCTCAG GGGCTTTTTCCGGGCTGGCTCGACTGTCCACCTGATTGAGCCCCTGGATGGGGCCAGTGAAGAGGGGCGGCATGCGCTGTACCAGGCAGAGCACCTGCAGCAGAAGGCCGGGACCTGCGGGGTCAGCGATTCCAGCTTGGAGAAGGCCTTGGGGCCTCGGATCTCAGCAGCCTTCAGGCCCCGG AACTGGCTGCTGCCCCGGGAAACCCGCTACGTGGAGCTGTACGTGGTCACGGACAGTACAGAG TTCCAGCTGTTGGGGAGCAGAGAGGCTGTACGCAGGCGGGTGCTGGAGGTGGTGAACCATGTGGACAAG CTTTATCAGGAGCTCAATGTCCGTGTGGTCCTGGTGGGCCTGGAGATCTGGAACCACAGGGACGGGATTCACGTGAGCTCCCAAGCCGACACCACACTGGAGAACTTCCTCACCTGGCGGGCGCAGAAACTGGCGGGGCGTTACCAGCACGACAACGCGCAGCTGATCAC CGGGGTCGACTTCACCGGGACCACCGTGGGACTGGCCAAGGTGTCGTCCATGTGCTCCCGGGGCTCAGGGGCTGTGAACCAG GACCACCACCAGAACCCCATCGGTGTGGCATCCACCATGGCCCACGAGATGGGCCACAACCTGGGCATGGCCCATGACGAGAACATTCAAGGCTGCTACTGTCCCGTGCCGCGGGAAGGTGGCGGCTGCGTCATGGCGGCCAGCATCGG cgtcAAGTTCCCCAGAATGTTCAGCCAGTGCAGCCGTGCCGACCTGGAGCTGTTCGTGGAGAAGCCCCGGACGGGCTGCCTGGACAACGCCCCAGACCCTGGCCGGCTGGTGGGCGACCCTGTGTGTGGGAACTGGTTCGTGGAACATGGGGAGCAGTGTGACTGCGGCCCACCCCAG gactGTCGGAACCCCTGCTGTAACGCCACCACCTGCCAGCTGGCCCACGGGGCCGAGTGTGCACAGGGCGCCTGCTGCCGGGAGTGCAGGGTGAGTGCGACACCTCCTGCTCCAGCCCGGCTGTGCCCGCAG GTGACACCCGCCGGTGAGCTGTGCCGTCACCCAAAGGACGCATGTGACCTTGAGGAGCACTGTGACGGCCGGCAGCCGGGGTGCCCAGAGGACGCCTTCCAGGAGAACGGCACACCCTGCCCGGGGGGCTACTGCTACAACGGAGCCTGCCCCACGCTGGCCCAGAGGTGCCAGGACCTGTGGGGGCCAG gCTCACGGGTTGCCGTGGAAAGATGCTACACCTACAGCATCTCGCCCGACTGTAAGGGCGGGATCCCCCTTGGCTCCAGCAG GGTCAACAAATGTGGCGTCCTGTACTGTGAGGGGGGACAGAAACCCCCAGAGCAGAGCTCCTgcaccctcacctcctcctcGGCTGCTTGCCAGGCCCTCGTCCTGGAGGAAGGTGTTGGCTACGAGCCAGTGCCTGAAGGCACCAAGTGTGGCGAGGAGAGG ATTTGCTGGAAAGGACGCTGCGAGCACCTGCAAGTTTACAGGTCCAGAAACTGCTCCGCCCAGTGCAACAACCACGGG GTGTGCAACCACAAGGAGGAGTGCCAGTGCCACCCGGGCTGGGCACCACCCCACTGCACAGAGCTGCTGCCCTCCGTGCACACAG CAACCACTGTGCGTGTAGCCGGCCACAGCACCACCCCCTCCAGGGCCTGGCCAGACCTGGCTCATGTCACTGTGGGCCCGGGGCCAGCTACCACTAAGCCCTCCAACTCATCATCTGAGAGCCTGGAGTGCTGTT GGTCCAGGAGCCTCCTGATGGTCGTGCTGGTGCCTGCGGTGCTCCTGGTGGCTCTGGCCCTCCTGGCAGGTGCAGTCATCTACCGAAAGGCCTGGGGCCGCAACCCTTGGGG GACTGCAGCACCCAAGACCGCCATCGGGCTCTCCAACCCCCTGTTCCACGAGGGGCGCGGTGTGCCAGCCAAGGGTGGGGCTCCgggccccccccaccaccccagccaGCCTGCCAGGCCCGTGGTCCCCAGGGCGACCCCCAAGCAGCCGCCCCCTGCT cctccagccgCCACGTCCAAACCCCCCTCCACAGTTCCTGTGTACACCTGGCCGCCCCCAGACCAG CTCAGACCTGCTCCGCCTGCCAAGCCCCTCCCTGAACTGAAGTCCAAGCAG GCTGTCAAGCCGATCTTCCCACCCCCGATGCCACCGGTCaagcctggggctggaggagccCATCCTGGACCGCCGCCACAG gGCGTAGTCGGTCCCAAGGCTGCTCTGAAGCCACCGGTGCAGAGAAGGTGA
- the ADAM8 gene encoding disintegrin and metalloproteinase domain-containing protein 8 isoform X2: MRRLGLPLFALWLQVAARSVPLPHVEQYEVVWPQRLPQPRARRALPSHSDRYPDSVSYVLGAQGHNFTLHLRKNRELVGSGYTETYSTANGSQVTEQLQRQDHCFYQGHVEGHEHSAASLSTCAGLRGFFRAGSTVHLIEPLDGASEEGRHALYQAEHLQQKAGTCGVSDSSLEKALGPRISAAFRPRNWLLPRETRYVELYVVTDSTEFQLLGSREAVRRRVLEVVNHVDKLYQELNVRVVLVGLEIWNHRDGIHVSSQADTTLENFLTWRAQKLAGRYQHDNAQLITGVDFTGTTVGLAKVSSMCSRGSGAVNQDHHQNPIGVASTMAHEMGHNLGMAHDENIQGCYCPVPREGGGCVMAASIGVKFPRMFSQCSRADLELFVEKPRTGCLDNAPDPGRLVGDPVCGNWFVEHGEQCDCGPPQDCRNPCCNATTCQLAHGAECAQGACCRECRVTPAGELCRHPKDACDLEEHCDGRQPGCPEDAFQENGTPCPGGYCYNGACPTLAQRCQDLWGPGSRVAVERCYTYSISPDCKGGIPLGSSRVNKCGVLYCEGGQKPPEQSSCTLTSSSAACQALVLEEGVGYEPVPEGTKCGEERICWKGRCEHLQVYRSRNCSAQCNNHGVCNHKEECQCHPGWAPPHCTELLPSVHTATTVRVAGHSTTPSRAWPDLAHVTVGPGPATTKPSNSSSESLECCWSRSLLMVVLVPAVLLVALALLAGAVIYRKAWGRNPWGTAAPKTAIGLSNPLFHEGRGVPAKGGAPGPPHHPSQPARPVVPRATPKQPPPAPPAATSKPPSTVPVYTWPPPDQLRPAPPAKPLPELKSKQAVKPIFPPPMPPVKPGAGGAHPGPPPQGVVGPKAALKPPVQRR, from the exons ATGCGCCGCCTCGGACTCCCGCTGTTCGCTCTGTGGCTGCAAG TGGCCGCCCGCAGTGTCCCCCTGCCCCATGTGGAGCAGTACGAGGTGGTGTGGCCCCAACGTCTGCCACAACCCCGTGCTCGCCGAGCCCTGCCCTCCCACTCG gACCGGTACCCGGACAGTGTGAGCTATGTCCTTGGGGCCCAAGGGCACAACTTCACCCTGCACTTGCGGAAGAACAG GGAGCTGGTGGGCTCGGGCTACACGGAGACCTACAGCACGGCCAACGGCTCCCAAGTGACGGAGCAGCTACAGAGGCAG GATCACTGCTTCTACCAGGGCCACGTGGAGGGGCACGAGCATTCTGCCGCCAGCCTCAGCACCTGTGCCGGCCTCAG GGGCTTTTTCCGGGCTGGCTCGACTGTCCACCTGATTGAGCCCCTGGATGGGGCCAGTGAAGAGGGGCGGCATGCGCTGTACCAGGCAGAGCACCTGCAGCAGAAGGCCGGGACCTGCGGGGTCAGCGATTCCAGCTTGGAGAAGGCCTTGGGGCCTCGGATCTCAGCAGCCTTCAGGCCCCGG AACTGGCTGCTGCCCCGGGAAACCCGCTACGTGGAGCTGTACGTGGTCACGGACAGTACAGAG TTCCAGCTGTTGGGGAGCAGAGAGGCTGTACGCAGGCGGGTGCTGGAGGTGGTGAACCATGTGGACAAG CTTTATCAGGAGCTCAATGTCCGTGTGGTCCTGGTGGGCCTGGAGATCTGGAACCACAGGGACGGGATTCACGTGAGCTCCCAAGCCGACACCACACTGGAGAACTTCCTCACCTGGCGGGCGCAGAAACTGGCGGGGCGTTACCAGCACGACAACGCGCAGCTGATCAC CGGGGTCGACTTCACCGGGACCACCGTGGGACTGGCCAAGGTGTCGTCCATGTGCTCCCGGGGCTCAGGGGCTGTGAACCAG GACCACCACCAGAACCCCATCGGTGTGGCATCCACCATGGCCCACGAGATGGGCCACAACCTGGGCATGGCCCATGACGAGAACATTCAAGGCTGCTACTGTCCCGTGCCGCGGGAAGGTGGCGGCTGCGTCATGGCGGCCAGCATCGG cgtcAAGTTCCCCAGAATGTTCAGCCAGTGCAGCCGTGCCGACCTGGAGCTGTTCGTGGAGAAGCCCCGGACGGGCTGCCTGGACAACGCCCCAGACCCTGGCCGGCTGGTGGGCGACCCTGTGTGTGGGAACTGGTTCGTGGAACATGGGGAGCAGTGTGACTGCGGCCCACCCCAG gactGTCGGAACCCCTGCTGTAACGCCACCACCTGCCAGCTGGCCCACGGGGCCGAGTGTGCACAGGGCGCCTGCTGCCGGGAGTGCAGG GTGACACCCGCCGGTGAGCTGTGCCGTCACCCAAAGGACGCATGTGACCTTGAGGAGCACTGTGACGGCCGGCAGCCGGGGTGCCCAGAGGACGCCTTCCAGGAGAACGGCACACCCTGCCCGGGGGGCTACTGCTACAACGGAGCCTGCCCCACGCTGGCCCAGAGGTGCCAGGACCTGTGGGGGCCAG gCTCACGGGTTGCCGTGGAAAGATGCTACACCTACAGCATCTCGCCCGACTGTAAGGGCGGGATCCCCCTTGGCTCCAGCAG GGTCAACAAATGTGGCGTCCTGTACTGTGAGGGGGGACAGAAACCCCCAGAGCAGAGCTCCTgcaccctcacctcctcctcGGCTGCTTGCCAGGCCCTCGTCCTGGAGGAAGGTGTTGGCTACGAGCCAGTGCCTGAAGGCACCAAGTGTGGCGAGGAGAGG ATTTGCTGGAAAGGACGCTGCGAGCACCTGCAAGTTTACAGGTCCAGAAACTGCTCCGCCCAGTGCAACAACCACGGG GTGTGCAACCACAAGGAGGAGTGCCAGTGCCACCCGGGCTGGGCACCACCCCACTGCACAGAGCTGCTGCCCTCCGTGCACACAG CAACCACTGTGCGTGTAGCCGGCCACAGCACCACCCCCTCCAGGGCCTGGCCAGACCTGGCTCATGTCACTGTGGGCCCGGGGCCAGCTACCACTAAGCCCTCCAACTCATCATCTGAGAGCCTGGAGTGCTGTT GGTCCAGGAGCCTCCTGATGGTCGTGCTGGTGCCTGCGGTGCTCCTGGTGGCTCTGGCCCTCCTGGCAGGTGCAGTCATCTACCGAAAGGCCTGGGGCCGCAACCCTTGGGG GACTGCAGCACCCAAGACCGCCATCGGGCTCTCCAACCCCCTGTTCCACGAGGGGCGCGGTGTGCCAGCCAAGGGTGGGGCTCCgggccccccccaccaccccagccaGCCTGCCAGGCCCGTGGTCCCCAGGGCGACCCCCAAGCAGCCGCCCCCTGCT cctccagccgCCACGTCCAAACCCCCCTCCACAGTTCCTGTGTACACCTGGCCGCCCCCAGACCAG CTCAGACCTGCTCCGCCTGCCAAGCCCCTCCCTGAACTGAAGTCCAAGCAG GCTGTCAAGCCGATCTTCCCACCCCCGATGCCACCGGTCaagcctggggctggaggagccCATCCTGGACCGCCGCCACAG gGCGTAGTCGGTCCCAAGGCTGCTCTGAAGCCACCGGTGCAGAGAAGGTGA